The Ignavibacteria bacterium genome contains the following window.
TATTTTGCGGGAAATAAGCATAAAGGAATTCTGTCTTTAGAAAAAATGGGAATGCACTAGTGGCATACTGGAGAGATCCCCCCAAACTGAATCCAACTTTGTACTTATCATAAGACTCACCCGACGGATATCGAACACCAATCTGAGGCGCTACGAATAATCCCCAAATTTCTTGTGAATACGAATTTCGTGGGATGAATAGCAGTAAAAAGAATGATGTAATAAATAATTTTTTTGTCATTTATTGGAGCGATTTTCTTTTCCCAAGTTAAAAAATATTACACTAAAAAAAATCATTAATAGTATAAGTACTGATTCAGTTGGCACATTATTGATCAGTAAAAGATTGAAGAAGCCTTCCCATTCATCGTAATTTCTTGCGAAAAAAGTCTTGATCATGAACTGATTCGTAGTCCCAAAAACAAGAACAACCGAATATACAAGAGTGAAAACTGAAAGTGCCGATGCCCAGAGTGAATTAGACCACATGAAGAATGAATAAGTATACAATGAAGCAGCGAATACAAGGGAGAAATTCACAGTGTGATTAATTAAATCGACTTCATAATAGTTGAACAAATAAAAAGCTGCTGCCGAAATAGAAATCAAAAATGAATCTCTGATCGCACTAATAATTTTTCCATCATGTATAATAATAAACCACAAATAAAGAAAGCTAACTAGAAAAGGGAGTGTCCAAATAAAATACATTGGAAAATCAAGCAGCGAGGAAATCCCAAATTCATAGAAGTATTTGTTCTTCGGAATTCGAACTTTGCCAAAAGTGTATGCCGTTCCAACAACAGCTGCCGAAAATACAATTGGCGTTAAGAGTGCCGATACCCAGTGCTTAAATCTACCAAATTTATTAAATGCAACAAAGAGATCGTCACTCAATCTACGGTTATAGAGTAATATTAGAATCAGATTAAGCAGTAAAAATAAATTAAATCGGAATCCAAGGAAATAAACTTGTGGAATGAAATTAAAATGCAGCGAGCAAATGATAATTAAGTTTGTGCAGATAATAAATGAAGTTGCGATAAAAATTTTATTTGCGAACACTCTGTAAAATCACTAATAATTGCTGTATAAATTACAATATTACATCAAATTTTCATAGTACATGTGTCACCTCAGGAACATAAATGATTCCATCTTGAAAGAGACTTAAAAGATTCCATCCCGACTTGTCGGGATGGAATCTTTCTGTATGTTGGGAAGTCATCTCTACTTGGTTTTTATAATTTCTGTTCCAACACCATATTTATAAACCAATTCACCGCCATGCTCACCTGTCTGATAAATAAAATATGAACCAACGAGAGAAGCTACTAGAATAATAATTTGAATCCATCCCTTGAATTTATTTTTCAATGTTGTAAATAAACGGACAAACAAAATTACTGTAAAGAGCCATTGAGTGATTGAAGCATAAGATTGATGATCGGAAATCAAGCCAAGCGGAATACGAATCCCTTCATTTTCAAACAGCAATTCAGCAGATTGAGAGGCAGCATTGCCTGTGAGAACTGCAGCGATGGAGCCAAGAACACCAAACACTAACAAATAATTTGCGGCTATAGAAAACAGTTCCTTCTTGAAAAAGAAGAATAAAATTTCGAATAAGACATACACTAGCAGTAGTGCTATTGGGAAGTGGACAACTTTTGGATGAAGTGCTGACAGAAATTCCATTTAACCTCCGAATAGTAATTCCATTTTATTGTGACGAGATTCAAACATCTTTTCGATTTGGGACTTGATAATTGGTGATAGAATTTTTCCAATTATCCCGAATCCAATCTCAAATGCGATCTCATCAGTCATAATAGTGGTTCCATCG
Protein-coding sequences here:
- a CDS encoding DUF2231 domain-containing protein — protein: MEFLSALHPKVVHFPIALLLVYVLFEILFFFFKKELFSIAANYLLVFGVLGSIAAVLTGNAASQSAELLFENEGIRIPLGLISDHQSYASITQWLFTVILFVRLFTTLKNKFKGWIQIIILVASLVGSYFIYQTGEHGGELVYKYGVGTEIIKTK